One region of Thunnus thynnus chromosome 14, fThuThy2.1, whole genome shotgun sequence genomic DNA includes:
- the eno4 gene encoding enolase 4 isoform X1, protein MSYQGFISRLSQEEHDFYEIKNAAAEFYRVNRVPEEIERALNELFFHKPEDLHGYLANYFTKLSVPPRISRVKGREVYDAKGQLTVEAEVFCIICNKEQSMSSASISSHFGPKETSLQSKERGDHVMTAVQWINQPLNNLLKDQNPCDQSKVDLILSDFFMACYLEEKNLRNRERDESRSPESDVVLPSPPPAQTKDKKGVDKGKKSNTAEKPFHPPEPAEPVLLGSLAIGSVSLALAKTGAQIQGIPLYKYIAALQNQEAPTRFHIPLSLVTLLSCGKTSPGKLSLLEEVILIPKVGQRIKQVLHSSAALCIITMTLELQKEMMRIMNTSTKSGAAQAVLCDRGAPAVSYERPEQPLDLITEACSNLGLALGTEIHLALNCAAPELMDYSKGKYEIATGVLKSPDELVDMYQALISKYPAVVALIDPFRREDTNQWEKLSNVIGDSCSLLSDITYKPQAPPLPGVRGHILKHMNETTVSDLIRITSEQQGAVLIGTTCNEPCGDESLSDMAVGLGLDYVKLGGLSGAERMTKYNQLISIEEELAQQGMLVSKEKHPPPLFPEEPQEQSPAAGCTA, encoded by the exons ATGTCTTATCAGGGGTTCATCAGCCGTCTTTCTCAAGAGGAACATGACTTCTACGAGATTAAAAACGCAGCTGCCGAGTTTTACCGGGTGAACAGAGTGCCCGAGGAGATAGAGAGAGCTCTGAACGAGCTCTTCTTCCATAAGCCCGAAGACCTTCACGGTTACCTG GCAAATTACTTTACAAAGCTCTCTGTACCACCAAGGATCAGCAGAGTGAAGGGGAGGGAGGTCTATGATGCAAAAGGACAACTAACCGTTGAGGCTGAGGTCTTCTGCATTATCTGCAATAAGGAACAG AGCATGTCATCAGCTTCCATCTCCAGCCACTTCGGGCCCAAGGAGACTTCACTTCAGAGTAAGGAAAGAGGTGACCATGTGATGACTGCTGTCCAGTGGATCAACCAACCTTTGAACAATCTTCTGAAGGACCAAAACCCCTGTGACCAATCAAAAGTCGACCTTATCCTCAG CGATTTCTTCATGGCCTGCTACCTGGAGGAGAAAAACCTccggaacagagagagagacgagagtCGTTCACCTGAGTCTGACGTGGTTCTTCCTTCTCCACCACCTGCACAGACTAAAGACAAGAAGGGTGTTGATAAAG gCAAAAAGAGCAACACTGCAGAGAAGCCATTTCATCCACCAGAACCAGCAGAACCAGTGCTGCTCGGAAGCTTGGCCATTGGCTCAGTGTCTCTGGCTCTAGCCAAAACCGGGGCACAGATACAGGGCATACCTCTCTACAAGTACATAGCAGCTCTGCAGAACCAAGAG GCTCCAACACGGTTTCACATCCCCCTCTCCTTGGTAACTTTGCTGAGCTGTGGGAAGACTTCTCCAGGAAAACTCAGCTTACTGGAGGAAGTCATCCTCATCCCTAAAGTTGGACAACGAATCAAACAAGTACTCCACTCTTCAGCCGCTCTCTGT ATCATCACAATGACCCTTGAGTTACAGAAGGAGATGATGAGAATAATGAATACTTCAACAAAATCTGGG GCCGCTCAGGCCGTTCTGTGTGACCGCGGAGCTCCGGCTGTGAGCTACGAGCGACCCGAGCAGCCTCTGGATCTGATCACTGAAGCCTGCAGTAACCTTGGACTGGCACTGGGAACAGAGATCCATCTGGCGTTAAACTGTGCTGCCCCTGAGTTAATGGACTAT TCTAAAGGAAAGTATGAAATTGCAACAGGAGTTTTAAAGTCTCCCGATGAACTAGTGGACATGTATCAAGCCCTCATCAGCAAATACCCAGCAGTGGTCGCCTTAATCGATCCATTTAGGAGAGAG GACACAAACCAGTGGGAGAAGCTGAGCAATGTGATTGGAGACTCATGTTCGCTGCTCTCTGACATCACCTACAAGCCACAGGCTCCACCCCTACCTGGAGTCAGAGGTCACATCCTAAAACACATGAATGAGACAACAGTCAGTGACCTGATCCGCATCACATCAGAGCAACAAG gTGCAGTGTTAATAGGAACAACATGCAATGAGCCCTGCGGTGATGAGTCCCTGTCAGATATG GCTGTAGGCCTGGGCCTGGACTATGTCAAACTGGGAGGTCTGAGTGGTGCTGAGAGGATGACTAAATACAACCAGCTGATTTCTATAGAGGAAGAACTGGCCCAACAGGGAATGCTGG TCTCCAAGGAGAAGCACCCCCCTCCACTGTTCCCTGAAGAACCACAGGAGCAATCCCCTGCTGCAGGGTGTACAGCCTGA
- the eno4 gene encoding enolase 4 isoform X2, giving the protein MSYQGFISRLSQEEHDFYEIKNAAAEFYRVNRVPEEIERALNELFFHKPEDLHGYLANYFTKLSVPPRISRVKGREVYDAKGQLTVEAEVFCIICNKEQSMSSASISSHFGPKETSLQSKERGDHVMTAVQWINQPLNNLLKDQNPCDQSKVDLILSDFFMACYLEEKNLRNRERDESRSPESDVVLPSPPPAQTKDKKGVDKGKKSNTAEKPFHPPEPAEPVLLGSLAIGSVSLALAKTGAQIQGIPLYKYIAALQNQEAPTRFHIPLSLVTLLSCGKTSPGKLSLLEEVILIPKVGQRIKQIITMTLELQKEMMRIMNTSTKSGAAQAVLCDRGAPAVSYERPEQPLDLITEACSNLGLALGTEIHLALNCAAPELMDYSKGKYEIATGVLKSPDELVDMYQALISKYPAVVALIDPFRREDTNQWEKLSNVIGDSCSLLSDITYKPQAPPLPGVRGHILKHMNETTVSDLIRITSEQQGAVLIGTTCNEPCGDESLSDMAVGLGLDYVKLGGLSGAERMTKYNQLISIEEELAQQGMLVSKEKHPPPLFPEEPQEQSPAAGCTA; this is encoded by the exons ATGTCTTATCAGGGGTTCATCAGCCGTCTTTCTCAAGAGGAACATGACTTCTACGAGATTAAAAACGCAGCTGCCGAGTTTTACCGGGTGAACAGAGTGCCCGAGGAGATAGAGAGAGCTCTGAACGAGCTCTTCTTCCATAAGCCCGAAGACCTTCACGGTTACCTG GCAAATTACTTTACAAAGCTCTCTGTACCACCAAGGATCAGCAGAGTGAAGGGGAGGGAGGTCTATGATGCAAAAGGACAACTAACCGTTGAGGCTGAGGTCTTCTGCATTATCTGCAATAAGGAACAG AGCATGTCATCAGCTTCCATCTCCAGCCACTTCGGGCCCAAGGAGACTTCACTTCAGAGTAAGGAAAGAGGTGACCATGTGATGACTGCTGTCCAGTGGATCAACCAACCTTTGAACAATCTTCTGAAGGACCAAAACCCCTGTGACCAATCAAAAGTCGACCTTATCCTCAG CGATTTCTTCATGGCCTGCTACCTGGAGGAGAAAAACCTccggaacagagagagagacgagagtCGTTCACCTGAGTCTGACGTGGTTCTTCCTTCTCCACCACCTGCACAGACTAAAGACAAGAAGGGTGTTGATAAAG gCAAAAAGAGCAACACTGCAGAGAAGCCATTTCATCCACCAGAACCAGCAGAACCAGTGCTGCTCGGAAGCTTGGCCATTGGCTCAGTGTCTCTGGCTCTAGCCAAAACCGGGGCACAGATACAGGGCATACCTCTCTACAAGTACATAGCAGCTCTGCAGAACCAAGAG GCTCCAACACGGTTTCACATCCCCCTCTCCTTGGTAACTTTGCTGAGCTGTGGGAAGACTTCTCCAGGAAAACTCAGCTTACTGGAGGAAGTCATCCTCATCCCTAAAGTTGGACAACGAATCAAACAA ATCATCACAATGACCCTTGAGTTACAGAAGGAGATGATGAGAATAATGAATACTTCAACAAAATCTGGG GCCGCTCAGGCCGTTCTGTGTGACCGCGGAGCTCCGGCTGTGAGCTACGAGCGACCCGAGCAGCCTCTGGATCTGATCACTGAAGCCTGCAGTAACCTTGGACTGGCACTGGGAACAGAGATCCATCTGGCGTTAAACTGTGCTGCCCCTGAGTTAATGGACTAT TCTAAAGGAAAGTATGAAATTGCAACAGGAGTTTTAAAGTCTCCCGATGAACTAGTGGACATGTATCAAGCCCTCATCAGCAAATACCCAGCAGTGGTCGCCTTAATCGATCCATTTAGGAGAGAG GACACAAACCAGTGGGAGAAGCTGAGCAATGTGATTGGAGACTCATGTTCGCTGCTCTCTGACATCACCTACAAGCCACAGGCTCCACCCCTACCTGGAGTCAGAGGTCACATCCTAAAACACATGAATGAGACAACAGTCAGTGACCTGATCCGCATCACATCAGAGCAACAAG gTGCAGTGTTAATAGGAACAACATGCAATGAGCCCTGCGGTGATGAGTCCCTGTCAGATATG GCTGTAGGCCTGGGCCTGGACTATGTCAAACTGGGAGGTCTGAGTGGTGCTGAGAGGATGACTAAATACAACCAGCTGATTTCTATAGAGGAAGAACTGGCCCAACAGGGAATGCTGG TCTCCAAGGAGAAGCACCCCCCTCCACTGTTCCCTGAAGAACCACAGGAGCAATCCCCTGCTGCAGGGTGTACAGCCTGA
- the eno4 gene encoding enolase 4 isoform X3: MSSASISSHFGPKETSLQSKERGDHVMTAVQWINQPLNNLLKDQNPCDQSKVDLILSDFFMACYLEEKNLRNRERDESRSPESDVVLPSPPPAQTKDKKGVDKGKKSNTAEKPFHPPEPAEPVLLGSLAIGSVSLALAKTGAQIQGIPLYKYIAALQNQEAPTRFHIPLSLVTLLSCGKTSPGKLSLLEEVILIPKVGQRIKQVLHSSAALCIITMTLELQKEMMRIMNTSTKSGAAQAVLCDRGAPAVSYERPEQPLDLITEACSNLGLALGTEIHLALNCAAPELMDYSKGKYEIATGVLKSPDELVDMYQALISKYPAVVALIDPFRREDTNQWEKLSNVIGDSCSLLSDITYKPQAPPLPGVRGHILKHMNETTVSDLIRITSEQQGAVLIGTTCNEPCGDESLSDMAVGLGLDYVKLGGLSGAERMTKYNQLISIEEELAQQGMLVSKEKHPPPLFPEEPQEQSPAAGCTA; this comes from the exons ATGTCATCAGCTTCCATCTCCAGCCACTTCGGGCCCAAGGAGACTTCACTTCAGAGTAAGGAAAGAGGTGACCATGTGATGACTGCTGTCCAGTGGATCAACCAACCTTTGAACAATCTTCTGAAGGACCAAAACCCCTGTGACCAATCAAAAGTCGACCTTATCCTCAG CGATTTCTTCATGGCCTGCTACCTGGAGGAGAAAAACCTccggaacagagagagagacgagagtCGTTCACCTGAGTCTGACGTGGTTCTTCCTTCTCCACCACCTGCACAGACTAAAGACAAGAAGGGTGTTGATAAAG gCAAAAAGAGCAACACTGCAGAGAAGCCATTTCATCCACCAGAACCAGCAGAACCAGTGCTGCTCGGAAGCTTGGCCATTGGCTCAGTGTCTCTGGCTCTAGCCAAAACCGGGGCACAGATACAGGGCATACCTCTCTACAAGTACATAGCAGCTCTGCAGAACCAAGAG GCTCCAACACGGTTTCACATCCCCCTCTCCTTGGTAACTTTGCTGAGCTGTGGGAAGACTTCTCCAGGAAAACTCAGCTTACTGGAGGAAGTCATCCTCATCCCTAAAGTTGGACAACGAATCAAACAAGTACTCCACTCTTCAGCCGCTCTCTGT ATCATCACAATGACCCTTGAGTTACAGAAGGAGATGATGAGAATAATGAATACTTCAACAAAATCTGGG GCCGCTCAGGCCGTTCTGTGTGACCGCGGAGCTCCGGCTGTGAGCTACGAGCGACCCGAGCAGCCTCTGGATCTGATCACTGAAGCCTGCAGTAACCTTGGACTGGCACTGGGAACAGAGATCCATCTGGCGTTAAACTGTGCTGCCCCTGAGTTAATGGACTAT TCTAAAGGAAAGTATGAAATTGCAACAGGAGTTTTAAAGTCTCCCGATGAACTAGTGGACATGTATCAAGCCCTCATCAGCAAATACCCAGCAGTGGTCGCCTTAATCGATCCATTTAGGAGAGAG GACACAAACCAGTGGGAGAAGCTGAGCAATGTGATTGGAGACTCATGTTCGCTGCTCTCTGACATCACCTACAAGCCACAGGCTCCACCCCTACCTGGAGTCAGAGGTCACATCCTAAAACACATGAATGAGACAACAGTCAGTGACCTGATCCGCATCACATCAGAGCAACAAG gTGCAGTGTTAATAGGAACAACATGCAATGAGCCCTGCGGTGATGAGTCCCTGTCAGATATG GCTGTAGGCCTGGGCCTGGACTATGTCAAACTGGGAGGTCTGAGTGGTGCTGAGAGGATGACTAAATACAACCAGCTGATTTCTATAGAGGAAGAACTGGCCCAACAGGGAATGCTGG TCTCCAAGGAGAAGCACCCCCCTCCACTGTTCCCTGAAGAACCACAGGAGCAATCCCCTGCTGCAGGGTGTACAGCCTGA